From a single Micromonospora pallida genomic region:
- a CDS encoding ABC transporter permease, whose amino-acid sequence MMNLVRAELVKIRTTSTWWLLAIGAFLAVVIAFAFNAWLAHLALSGDAGELGLPPEAGAQADVAGQAANIYTSGQFFGLLFVMLIGILMVTNEFFHQTATTTFLSTPRRTSVILSKLVAASLVGFAYWLVTTVVDLVAGAVYLSLNDYGTQLGEWTVQRALLLNLLAYAIWTVLGVGLGTLITNQLGAVITASVVYLVGTQVVGLLFLLLSNLLKTQSILEWQVLWPAIASQVMISGVDSPLLPAWWTGALVLIGYAIASGLAGILITRRRDIS is encoded by the coding sequence ATGATGAACCTGGTCCGCGCCGAACTGGTCAAGATCCGTACGACCAGCACCTGGTGGCTGCTGGCGATCGGGGCCTTCCTCGCGGTGGTGATCGCGTTCGCCTTCAACGCCTGGCTCGCCCACCTCGCCCTCTCCGGCGACGCCGGCGAGCTCGGCCTCCCCCCGGAGGCGGGTGCCCAGGCCGACGTGGCCGGGCAGGCGGCGAACATCTACACCTCCGGCCAGTTCTTCGGCCTGCTGTTCGTGATGCTGATCGGCATCCTGATGGTGACCAACGAGTTCTTCCACCAGACGGCCACCACCACGTTCCTCAGCACCCCCCGACGCACCTCGGTGATCCTCAGCAAGCTGGTCGCCGCGTCCCTGGTCGGCTTCGCCTACTGGCTGGTCACCACGGTGGTCGACCTGGTGGCGGGGGCGGTTTACCTGTCCCTCAACGACTACGGCACCCAGCTCGGCGAGTGGACCGTGCAGCGCGCCCTGCTGCTCAACCTGCTGGCGTACGCGATCTGGACGGTCCTCGGCGTCGGTCTGGGCACGCTGATCACCAACCAGCTCGGCGCGGTGATCACCGCCTCGGTGGTCTACCTGGTCGGCACGCAGGTCGTGGGGCTGCTCTTCCTGCTGCTGTCCAACCTGCTCAAGACCCAGAGCATCTTGGAGTGGCAGGTGCTCTGGCCCGCCATCGCCTCGCAGGTCATGATCAGCGGTGTCGACTCGCCGCTGCTGCCGGCCTGGTGGACCGGGGCCCTGGTATTGATCGGATACGCGATCGCCTCCGGCCTGGCCGGCATCCTGATCACCCGCCGCCGGGACATCTCCTGA
- a CDS encoding sensor histidine kinase, whose product MNAVDQAKGRLRQVPLRVKLVTAVLTLVAAALLVISLLTTFFLRSYLVDQVDAELRNSEASIRGAIDRLMSEGTRQKADLPTDYMVAVIDANRVAVVRYSSNLDPEDLPALSDNLAKAQERVGEPFTVRSQGSDIRWRMLFIQLPDGTVLAIGQHLTDVDQAVKQLIWIDLLVGGAVLVLLASIGAAIVRTSLKPLVDIERTAAAIAGGDLTRRVPDPEQGNECPTSELGRLSRALNSMLTQIEAAFTARAASEASARYAEVAARDAAEAAKASEARAIRSEERMRQFVADASHELRTPLTTIRGFAELYRQGAAREPEQTAGLLRRIEDEAARMGLLVEDLLLLARLDRERPLSLAPVELPVLAADAVQAARVVAPDRRISLDIAPGSGSLVVRGDDARLRQIIGNLMTNALTHTPPDASVTLRLRVEEGSAVVEVADTGPGLSEEQAERVFERFYRADAARTRRAGGTTSTGLGLAIVAALVAAHLGSVEVDATPGGGATFRVRLPLAAEEPGDSLEEPAGDGQ is encoded by the coding sequence GTGAACGCCGTCGACCAGGCGAAGGGACGACTACGGCAGGTACCGCTACGGGTCAAGCTGGTCACGGCCGTACTCACCCTGGTCGCCGCCGCGCTGCTGGTGATCAGCCTGCTGACCACCTTCTTCCTGCGCAGCTACCTGGTCGACCAGGTGGACGCGGAGCTACGCAACAGCGAGGCGTCCATCCGGGGGGCAATCGACCGGCTGATGTCCGAGGGGACCAGGCAGAAGGCGGACCTCCCGACCGACTACATGGTCGCGGTGATCGATGCCAACCGGGTCGCCGTGGTGCGGTACAGCAGCAACCTGGACCCCGAGGACCTGCCCGCGTTGTCCGACAACCTCGCCAAGGCCCAGGAGCGTGTCGGCGAGCCGTTCACGGTGCGCTCCCAGGGCAGTGACATCCGCTGGCGGATGCTCTTCATCCAGCTCCCTGACGGCACGGTGCTCGCCATCGGGCAGCACCTCACCGACGTCGACCAGGCGGTCAAGCAACTCATCTGGATAGATCTGCTGGTCGGCGGCGCGGTGCTGGTGCTGCTCGCCTCGATCGGCGCGGCGATCGTCCGAACCAGCCTGAAACCGCTGGTCGACATCGAGCGGACGGCCGCCGCGATCGCCGGGGGTGACCTGACCCGCCGGGTACCCGACCCGGAACAGGGCAACGAGTGCCCCACCTCGGAGCTGGGCCGGCTCTCCCGGGCACTGAACTCGATGCTCACCCAGATCGAGGCGGCCTTCACCGCCCGGGCCGCGTCCGAGGCGTCGGCGCGCTATGCCGAGGTCGCCGCCCGGGACGCCGCCGAGGCGGCGAAGGCATCCGAGGCCCGGGCGATCCGCTCCGAGGAACGGATGCGGCAGTTCGTCGCGGACGCCTCGCACGAGCTGCGTACCCCGCTGACCACCATCCGGGGCTTCGCCGAGCTGTACCGGCAGGGGGCGGCCCGCGAGCCGGAGCAGACCGCCGGACTGCTGCGCCGGATCGAGGACGAGGCCGCCCGGATGGGGCTGCTCGTGGAGGACCTGCTGCTGCTGGCCCGGCTGGACCGGGAGCGTCCGCTGTCGCTGGCCCCGGTCGAGCTGCCGGTGCTCGCCGCCGACGCGGTCCAGGCCGCCCGCGTGGTCGCCCCGGATCGCCGGATCAGCCTGGACATCGCCCCGGGTTCCGGCTCCCTGGTGGTCCGGGGCGACGACGCCCGGCTGCGCCAGATCATCGGCAACCTGATGACCAACGCGCTGACCCACACCCCGCCGGACGCCTCGGTGACCCTGCGGCTGCGGGTCGAGGAGGGGTCGGCCGTGGTGGAGGTCGCCGACACCGGGCCGGGGCTCTCCGAAGAGCAGGCCGAACGGGTCTTCGAGCGGTTCTACCGGGCCGACGCCGCGCGGACCCGGCGGGCCGGCGGGACCACCAGCACCGGGCTGGGGCTGGCCATCGTCGCCGCGCTGGTCGCCGCCCACCTGGGCAGCGTCGAGGTGGACGCCACCCCGGGCGGCGGGGCGACCTTCCGGGTACGACTGCCGCTCGCCGCCGAGGAGCCGGGTGACTCCCTGGAGGAGCCGGCCGGCGACGGGCAGTGA
- a CDS encoding S1C family serine protease — protein sequence MTEYETDPQRRPADTAPADPTAELPRAEDAPSPYAPDATTAAAAERSGADEPTVTLSATDEPTATRPATDPPAPGATTPADAPTSGFPAASASPADAPTSGFPAASAGGSSPADAPTSAFPAASGAPSTAPSGTPIGGPSAAPTTAPAGGPSPTGDSSGWRPADGPSGPAPSYPGQVAGHPGHPSPQGPYPPAGAWQPGHAGPWAAGQQPGPVGQPGPVGQPGHAGQPGYVGQPGAYPPAGQPVPPWAQGPTHRPAQPGRVAKFAAAGVAVVALMFGSGVGGGALALALFEEQGATRTYSAAPVINSADLPKIAAAVQDSVVSIQAGSGEGSGVILSADGFVLTNNHVVASAGRDTVQVVFADGKTANAEIVGTDPRTDLAVVKAANVSGLQPAKLGDSDAMQVGDQVLALGSPLGLQGSVTAGIISARDRTIQAGSQQDPQAGASSISGLLQTDAPINPGNSGGALVNTRGEVIGINTAIATSGQSSGNIGVGFAIPSNKAKLVAEQLQRGEDVSHPSLGVSVTGAEGGGALVGSVTPGSAAEKAGLRQGDVVTKFGDKAINDSNDLVAAVQAGKVGDQVKIEYRRNGAAATTTATLAEAS from the coding sequence ATGACCGAGTACGAGACCGACCCGCAGCGGCGACCGGCCGACACCGCGCCGGCGGACCCCACCGCCGAGCTGCCCCGCGCCGAGGACGCGCCGTCGCCGTACGCCCCGGACGCCACCACCGCGGCGGCCGCCGAGCGTTCCGGGGCCGACGAGCCCACGGTGACGCTTTCCGCCACCGACGAGCCCACGGCGACTCGCCCCGCCACCGACCCGCCGGCGCCCGGGGCCACCACCCCGGCTGACGCCCCCACCTCCGGCTTCCCGGCCGCCTCCGCCTCCCCGGCCGACGCCCCTACCTCCGGCTTTCCCGCAGCCTCGGCTGGCGGGTCGAGCCCGGCTGATGCCCCCACCTCCGCCTTCCCCGCCGCCTCCGGCGCACCGAGCACTGCCCCGAGCGGCACCCCGATCGGCGGCCCGAGCGCTGCCCCGACCACAGCTCCGGCTGGTGGCCCGAGCCCGACCGGCGACTCGTCGGGTTGGCGGCCGGCCGACGGTCCGAGCGGCCCGGCCCCGTCGTACCCGGGGCAGGTGGCCGGGCACCCCGGTCACCCTTCCCCGCAGGGCCCGTACCCGCCCGCTGGTGCCTGGCAGCCCGGACACGCCGGCCCCTGGGCCGCCGGCCAGCAGCCCGGACCCGTTGGTCAGCCCGGACCCGTCGGCCAGCCGGGTCACGCCGGCCAGCCCGGATACGTCGGCCAGCCGGGGGCGTACCCGCCCGCCGGGCAGCCGGTGCCGCCCTGGGCGCAGGGCCCGACCCACCGGCCCGCCCAGCCGGGTCGGGTGGCCAAGTTCGCCGCGGCCGGGGTCGCCGTGGTGGCCCTGATGTTCGGTTCCGGGGTTGGCGGCGGTGCGCTCGCCCTCGCCCTCTTCGAGGAGCAGGGCGCCACCCGTACCTACTCCGCAGCGCCGGTGATCAACAGCGCCGACCTGCCGAAGATCGCCGCCGCCGTGCAGGACAGCGTGGTCTCGATCCAGGCCGGCAGCGGCGAGGGATCCGGGGTCATCCTCAGCGCCGACGGATTCGTGCTGACCAACAACCACGTGGTCGCCTCCGCCGGCCGGGACACCGTGCAGGTGGTCTTCGCCGACGGCAAGACGGCCAACGCGGAGATCGTCGGCACCGATCCGCGGACCGACCTCGCGGTGGTGAAGGCGGCCAACGTCTCCGGCCTCCAGCCGGCCAAACTCGGCGACAGCGACGCGATGCAGGTCGGCGACCAGGTGCTCGCCCTGGGCAGCCCGCTCGGCCTCCAGGGTTCGGTCACCGCCGGCATCATCAGCGCCCGGGACCGGACCATCCAGGCCGGCAGCCAGCAGGACCCGCAGGCCGGTGCCAGCTCCATCTCCGGGCTGCTCCAGACCGACGCCCCGATCAACCCGGGCAACTCCGGCGGTGCACTGGTCAACACCCGGGGCGAGGTGATCGGCATCAACACCGCGATCGCCACCAGCGGGCAGAGCAGCGGCAACATCGGGGTCGGCTTCGCCATCCCGAGCAACAAGGCCAAGCTCGTCGCCGAGCAGCTCCAGCGGGGCGAGGACGTCAGCCACCCGTCGCTCGGCGTCAGCGTCACCGGCGCCGAGGGCGGCGGGGCGCTGGTCGGCTCGGTCACCCCGGGCAGTGCCGCCGAGAAGGCCGGGCTGCGCCAGGGCGACGTGGTCACCAAGTTCGGCGACAAGGCCATCAACGACTCGAACGACCTGGTGGCGGCGGTGCAGGCCGGCAAGGTCGGCGATCAGGTGAAGATCGAGTACCGCCGGAACGGCGCGGCCGCCACCACCACCGCGACGCTCGCCGAGGCGTCCTGA
- a CDS encoding DUF6104 family protein — MFEENIVYFTDRGIEELVQRRGEESVSVEWLGERLRDFVDLNPEFETPIERFATWLARLDDEDDD; from the coding sequence ATGTTCGAGGAGAACATCGTGTACTTCACCGACCGCGGTATCGAGGAGCTGGTCCAGCGGCGCGGAGAGGAGTCCGTGTCGGTCGAGTGGCTGGGCGAGCGGCTGCGCGACTTCGTCGACCTGAACCCGGAGTTCGAGACGCCGATCGAGCGGTTCGCCACCTGGCTGGCCCGGTTGGACGACGAGGACGACGACTGA
- the pta gene encoding phosphate acetyltransferase yields the protein MARSVYLTGVGAGGGKSTIALGLAELLSRQVERIGAFRPLVSGTTPDPILTLLGDRYPIDLPMADRYGTTYAEAATLVGEGRREELIGRIVERYRAVERRCPAMVVVGSDFDDTGDPGNPRALAFNARLATEFGSVVVPVVDGFGQEPEAVAAAARGAYHDLADLGATVLAVIANRVSGPMTLPELPVPAYAIPEVPTVSAPTVAEVAAALGATLLAGDDAALGRDVLDYVVGAAHVPTVLEHLTDGCLVITPGDRDDLLVAASAAHVAGQVSVAGLVLTLGARPDPRAMRVFDGLNTGLAVLSVPTDSYDTISASSRIHGRPSPAHPRKVEAALGAFESHVDTVDLARRLAVSRSARVTPLMFEYDLIDRARARRRRVVLPEGSEERILRAAEVLLRRGVADLTLLGRPDDIARRTRELGIDVGDAQVVDPITSEWRDEFAAGYAKLRAHRGMTVELAHDVMAQPNYFGTMMVQAGHADGMVSGATHTTAATIRPAFEIIRTLPEVSVASSVFFMLLADRVLVYGDCAVNPDPDAAQLADIAISSAETTARFGIEPRVAMLSYSTGGSGAGADVDKVAAATELVRLRRPDLLVEGPIQYDAAIDPLVAATKLPGSPVAGRATVFVFPDLNTGNNTYKAVQRSAGAVAVGPVMQGLRRPVNDLSRGATVADIVNTVAITAIQAAGEPS from the coding sequence GTGGCGCGCAGTGTCTACCTCACCGGCGTGGGCGCGGGCGGCGGCAAGTCGACCATCGCGCTCGGGCTCGCCGAGCTTCTCTCCCGGCAGGTCGAGCGGATCGGCGCGTTCCGGCCCCTGGTGTCCGGCACCACGCCCGACCCGATCCTCACCCTGCTCGGCGACCGGTACCCGATCGACCTGCCGATGGCCGACCGGTACGGCACCACGTACGCGGAGGCGGCCACGCTGGTCGGCGAGGGCCGGCGGGAGGAGCTGATCGGCCGGATCGTCGAGCGGTACCGCGCGGTGGAGCGACGCTGCCCGGCCATGGTGGTGGTGGGCAGCGACTTCGACGACACCGGTGACCCGGGCAACCCCCGCGCGCTGGCCTTCAACGCCCGGCTGGCGACCGAGTTCGGCAGCGTGGTGGTGCCCGTGGTGGACGGCTTCGGGCAGGAGCCGGAGGCGGTCGCGGCGGCGGCGCGCGGGGCGTACCACGATCTGGCGGACCTGGGCGCGACGGTGCTGGCGGTGATCGCCAACCGGGTGTCCGGGCCGATGACGCTGCCGGAGCTGCCCGTCCCGGCGTACGCGATCCCGGAGGTGCCGACCGTGTCGGCGCCGACGGTGGCCGAGGTGGCGGCGGCGCTCGGCGCGACCCTGCTCGCCGGCGACGACGCCGCGCTCGGCCGGGACGTGCTCGACTACGTGGTCGGCGCGGCGCACGTGCCGACCGTGCTGGAGCACCTGACCGACGGCTGCCTGGTGATCACCCCCGGGGACCGGGACGACCTGCTGGTGGCGGCGAGCGCCGCGCACGTCGCCGGCCAGGTGTCGGTGGCCGGGTTGGTGCTCACCCTGGGCGCGCGGCCCGACCCCCGGGCGATGCGGGTCTTCGACGGCCTGAACACCGGGTTGGCGGTGCTGTCGGTGCCGACCGACAGCTACGACACCATCTCCGCGTCGAGCCGGATCCACGGCCGGCCCAGCCCGGCACACCCGCGCAAGGTGGAGGCCGCGCTCGGCGCGTTCGAGTCGCACGTGGACACCGTCGACCTGGCCCGCCGGCTGGCGGTCAGCCGCTCCGCGCGGGTCACCCCGCTGATGTTCGAGTACGACCTGATCGACCGGGCCCGGGCGCGGCGGCGACGGGTGGTGCTGCCCGAGGGGTCGGAGGAGCGGATCCTGCGGGCGGCGGAGGTGCTGCTGCGCCGGGGCGTGGCCGACCTGACCCTGCTGGGCCGCCCCGACGACATCGCCCGACGCACCCGTGAGCTGGGCATCGACGTCGGCGACGCGCAGGTGGTCGACCCAATCACCAGCGAGTGGCGGGACGAGTTCGCCGCCGGATACGCCAAGCTGCGGGCCCATCGGGGCATGACGGTCGAGTTGGCGCACGACGTGATGGCGCAGCCGAACTACTTCGGCACGATGATGGTGCAGGCCGGGCACGCCGACGGCATGGTCTCCGGGGCGACGCACACCACCGCCGCCACGATCCGCCCGGCCTTCGAGATCATCCGTACGCTGCCGGAGGTCTCGGTGGCTTCCAGCGTGTTCTTCATGCTGCTGGCCGACCGGGTGCTGGTCTACGGCGACTGCGCGGTCAACCCCGACCCGGACGCCGCCCAGCTCGCCGACATCGCGATCTCCTCGGCCGAGACCACCGCCCGGTTCGGCATCGAACCCCGGGTCGCCATGCTGTCCTACTCCACCGGTGGCTCCGGCGCGGGCGCAGACGTGGACAAGGTCGCGGCGGCCACCGAACTGGTCCGCCTGCGCCGGCCGGACCTGCTGGTCGAGGGGCCGATCCAGTACGACGCCGCGATCGACCCGCTGGTCGCTGCCACGAAGCTGCCGGGCAGCCCGGTGGCCGGACGCGCGACGGTGTTCGTCTTCCCGGACCTGAACACGGGCAACAACACGTACAAGGCGGTGCAGCGTTCGGCGGGCGCGGTCGCGGTCGGCCCGGTGATGCAGGGCCTCCGGCGGCCGGTGAACGACCTGTCCCGGGGCGCTACCGTCGCCGACATCGTCAACACGGTGGCGATCACCGCCATCCAGGCCGCCGGGGAGCCGTCGTGA
- a CDS encoding lysophospholipid acyltransferase family protein, with translation MTTVGYDLWRPLSACGADCLPAAGHLPAVPVTRRAARLLAVLGMLLAGIGLVAAFPLLPAVARRAGCRAWARGTVRAFGARLVVRGRPPRGRALLVANHVSWLDVVALLAVTPARMLAKREVRGWPLVGLLAAAAGTVFVDRSRPRELPVTVRRVADLLRAGRPVAVYPEGTTWCGTVDPVHVRPRPGFRPAVFQAAVDTGTPVVPVRIGYRCADAGVDTTAPAFLGEETLWRSMRRVLAMRDLVVSVTVGVALHPASGADRRALARTAESALRLMPVWKGGA, from the coding sequence GTGACCACCGTCGGGTACGACCTGTGGCGTCCGCTCTCCGCGTGTGGCGCGGACTGCCTGCCGGCCGCCGGGCACCTGCCGGCCGTACCGGTCACCCGGCGGGCGGCCCGCCTGCTGGCCGTACTCGGCATGCTCCTGGCCGGGATCGGGCTGGTGGCCGCGTTCCCGCTGCTGCCCGCCGTCGCCCGGCGGGCCGGGTGTCGGGCCTGGGCGCGCGGTACGGTGCGGGCGTTCGGGGCGCGGCTGGTGGTGCGGGGCCGGCCGCCGCGCGGCCGGGCGCTGCTGGTCGCCAACCACGTCTCCTGGCTGGACGTGGTCGCGCTGCTCGCGGTCACCCCGGCCCGGATGCTGGCCAAGCGGGAGGTACGCGGCTGGCCGCTGGTCGGCCTCCTGGCGGCGGCGGCCGGCACGGTCTTCGTCGACCGGTCCCGGCCCCGTGAGCTGCCGGTGACCGTACGGCGGGTCGCCGACCTGCTCCGCGCGGGTCGGCCGGTCGCGGTCTATCCGGAGGGAACCACCTGGTGCGGTACGGTCGACCCGGTCCACGTCCGCCCCCGGCCGGGGTTCCGGCCAGCGGTGTTCCAGGCGGCGGTCGACACGGGTACGCCGGTCGTGCCGGTCCGGATCGGCTACCGGTGCGCCGACGCCGGCGTCGACACCACCGCCCCGGCCTTCCTCGGCGAGGAGACCCTCTGGCGGTCGATGCGTCGGGTGCTCGCCATGCGGGACCTGGTGGTGTCGGTGACGGTCGGTGTGGCGCTGCACCCGGCGTCGGGCGCGGACCGGCGTGCCCTGGCTCGGACGGCGGAGTCCGCGCTGCGGCTGATGCCGGTGTGGAAGGGTGGTGCCTGA
- a CDS encoding BON domain-containing protein encodes MTRAVRHTDRQIQQDVSEELIWAAGVPSPGIGVTVDDGVVTLTGQVGSYAERWAAERSAQRVRGVRAVADDLEVRLTADAERTDAEIALAVVRALEWDSYVPADQLDVTVANGWVMLRGQVEFGYQSRTAERELRRLRGVRGITNLIRVRPTGAPTGQELRQRIRRTLRRRTGTEGVTVEVAGDAVLLVGMVPTVADRDEAERIAWSTPGVREARNEVTVAG; translated from the coding sequence ATGACCAGGGCGGTCCGGCATACCGACCGGCAGATCCAGCAGGACGTGTCCGAGGAGCTGATCTGGGCGGCCGGTGTCCCGTCGCCCGGCATCGGGGTGACCGTCGACGACGGGGTGGTGACGCTGACCGGCCAGGTGGGCAGCTACGCGGAGCGGTGGGCCGCCGAGCGGAGCGCGCAGCGGGTGCGCGGGGTCCGGGCGGTCGCCGACGACCTGGAGGTGCGCCTCACCGCCGACGCGGAGCGTACCGACGCCGAGATCGCGCTCGCCGTCGTCCGCGCGCTGGAGTGGGACAGCTACGTGCCGGCCGACCAGCTCGACGTCACCGTCGCCAACGGGTGGGTGATGCTGCGCGGCCAGGTGGAGTTCGGCTACCAGAGCCGCACCGCCGAGCGCGAGCTGCGCCGCCTGCGGGGCGTGCGGGGGATCACCAACCTGATCCGGGTACGCCCCACCGGCGCGCCCACCGGCCAGGAACTGCGCCAGCGGATCCGGCGGACGCTGCGGCGGCGCACCGGCACGGAGGGGGTCACGGTCGAGGTGGCCGGGGACGCCGTACTGCTCGTGGGCATGGTGCCCACCGTGGCCGACCGGGACGAGGCGGAACGGATCGCCTGGTCGACGCCGGGCGTCCGGGAGGCCCGCAACGAGGTGACCGTCGCCGGCTGA
- a CDS encoding ABC transporter ATP-binding protein translates to MSDGQRSPADNGRIVVSGLTKQYRNVRAVDNLSFTVQPGRVTGFLGPNGAGKTTTLRMLLNLVTPTSGTATISGARYADLAQPLRHVGAVLEASSAHKGRTGINHLRVICAAAGLPKQRADEALAMVGLTPAAERKFKGYSLGMKQRLGIAAAMLGDPRVLILDEPANGLDPEGIRWMRGFLKGLAQQGRTVLVSSHLLSEMQLLADDVVIIAAGRLVRQGPVDEVAGSMVQGARVRVRTPQAEELTTALRELSATVEPDGQGGLLVAGVDAPAVGRAALTARVELHELTTERPDLERVFLDLTAGKADIR, encoded by the coding sequence ATGTCTGACGGGCAGCGGAGCCCCGCCGACAACGGTCGGATCGTGGTGTCCGGCCTGACGAAGCAGTATCGCAACGTGCGAGCGGTCGACAACCTGTCGTTCACCGTGCAGCCGGGCCGCGTGACCGGCTTCCTCGGTCCGAACGGCGCCGGGAAGACCACCACGTTGCGGATGCTGCTGAACCTGGTCACCCCGACCTCGGGTACGGCCACCATCAGCGGAGCGCGGTACGCCGACCTGGCTCAACCGCTCCGGCACGTCGGTGCGGTGCTGGAGGCGTCGAGCGCACACAAGGGGCGTACCGGAATCAACCACCTGCGGGTGATCTGCGCGGCGGCCGGTCTGCCGAAGCAGCGGGCCGACGAGGCGCTGGCCATGGTCGGCCTGACGCCGGCCGCGGAGCGCAAGTTCAAGGGCTACTCGCTCGGCATGAAGCAGCGGCTCGGCATCGCCGCGGCGATGCTCGGCGACCCCCGGGTGCTGATCCTGGACGAGCCGGCCAACGGCCTCGACCCGGAGGGAATCCGCTGGATGCGCGGCTTCCTCAAGGGGCTGGCCCAGCAGGGGCGGACCGTGCTGGTCTCCAGCCACCTGCTCTCGGAGATGCAGCTCCTCGCGGACGACGTGGTGATCATCGCGGCCGGCCGGCTGGTCCGGCAGGGGCCGGTGGACGAGGTCGCCGGGTCGATGGTCCAGGGCGCGCGCGTGCGGGTGCGCACGCCGCAGGCCGAGGAACTGACCACCGCGCTGCGGGAACTCTCCGCCACCGTCGAGCCGGACGGGCAGGGTGGCCTCCTGGTCGCCGGGGTGGACGCCCCAGCCGTCGGCCGGGCCGCGCTGACCGCCCGGGTCGAACTGCACGAACTGACGACCGAACGACCCGACCTGGAACGGGTCTTCCTGGACCTGACGGCCGGAAAGGCGGACATCCGATGA
- a CDS encoding acetate/propionate family kinase: MTDRVLVLNCGSSSVKYRLYAGDAVLAKGTVERIGEPGGGPADHTDAVRAVLAGLDLTDLVAVGHRVVHGGQRFTEPVLVDDGVLAAIRDLFPLAPLHNPANLAGIEVARHLLPETPQVAVFDTAFHHTLPEAAATYAIDRETARRYGVRRYGFHGTSHGYVSRRTAELLGRAYEETNTITLHLGNGASVCAVAGGRSVATSMGMSPLEGLVMGTRSGDLDPTIVFHLRREGGLGVDEIDDLLNHRSGLLGLAGANDMREVLARRADGDAAAVLAFDVYCRRITGYVGAYYALLGRVDAVTFTAGVGEHAAPVRAAALAGLERLGISVDPARNATGDGDRIISPDGAEVAVCVVGTDEEREIARAARAVVAES; this comes from the coding sequence GTGACCGATCGGGTGCTGGTGCTCAACTGCGGGTCGTCGTCGGTGAAGTACCGCCTCTACGCCGGGGACGCCGTCCTCGCCAAGGGCACCGTCGAGCGGATCGGCGAGCCCGGTGGTGGCCCCGCCGACCACACCGACGCCGTCCGGGCGGTGCTCGCCGGGCTGGACCTGACCGACCTGGTCGCGGTCGGGCACCGAGTGGTGCACGGCGGCCAGCGCTTCACCGAGCCGGTGCTGGTCGACGACGGGGTGCTCGCCGCGATCCGCGACCTGTTCCCGCTCGCCCCGCTGCACAACCCGGCGAACCTGGCCGGCATCGAGGTGGCCCGGCACCTGCTGCCGGAGACCCCGCAGGTCGCGGTCTTCGACACCGCGTTCCACCACACCCTGCCCGAGGCCGCCGCCACCTACGCGATCGACCGGGAGACCGCCCGGCGGTACGGCGTCCGCCGGTACGGCTTCCACGGCACCTCGCACGGGTACGTCTCCCGGCGCACCGCCGAACTGCTCGGCCGGGCGTACGAGGAGACCAACACCATCACCCTGCACCTGGGGAACGGGGCGAGCGTCTGCGCGGTGGCCGGCGGACGCAGCGTCGCCACCTCGATGGGCATGTCCCCACTGGAGGGCCTGGTGATGGGCACCCGCAGCGGTGACCTCGACCCGACGATCGTCTTCCACCTGCGCCGCGAGGGCGGTCTCGGCGTGGACGAGATCGACGACCTGCTCAACCACCGCAGCGGCCTGCTCGGACTGGCCGGGGCCAACGACATGCGGGAGGTACTCGCCCGCCGCGCCGACGGCGACGCGGCGGCGGTGCTCGCCTTCGACGTGTACTGCCGGCGGATCACCGGCTACGTGGGGGCGTACTACGCCCTGCTCGGGCGGGTCGACGCGGTCACCTTCACCGCCGGGGTGGGCGAGCACGCCGCGCCGGTCCGCGCCGCCGCGCTGGCCGGACTGGAGCGATTGGGGATCAGCGTCGACCCGGCCCGCAACGCCACCGGCGACGGGGACCGGATCATCTCGCCGGACGGTGCCGAGGTGGCGGTCTGCGTGGTCGGCACCGACGAGGAACGGGAGATCGCCCGCGCGGCCCGCGCCGTGGTCGCCGAAAGCTGA
- a CDS encoding response regulator transcription factor encodes MAPTQTEARLLVVEDDPNILELLSASLRFAGFDVATATSGSAALNAAKDHRPDLVVLDVMLPDLDGFEVIRMLREGGTRTPVVFLTARDATDDKIRGLTLGGDDYVTKPFSLEELTARIRAVLRRTVTGEHAPSRLTFADLELDEETHEVHRAGQRVQLSPTEFKLLRYLMLNANRVLSKAQILDHVWNYDFRGDDNIVESYISYLRRKVDNTQPRLIHTLRGVGYVLRKPPA; translated from the coding sequence ATGGCCCCTACCCAGACCGAGGCGCGACTGCTCGTCGTCGAGGACGACCCGAACATCCTCGAACTCCTCTCCGCGAGCCTGCGCTTCGCCGGCTTCGACGTGGCGACGGCGACCAGCGGCAGCGCGGCGTTGAACGCCGCCAAGGACCACCGCCCCGACCTGGTCGTCCTCGACGTGATGCTGCCCGACCTTGACGGCTTCGAGGTGATCCGGATGCTCCGCGAGGGGGGCACCCGGACACCGGTGGTCTTCCTCACCGCGCGGGACGCCACGGACGACAAGATCCGGGGGCTGACCCTGGGCGGCGACGACTACGTCACCAAGCCGTTCAGCCTGGAGGAGTTGACCGCCCGGATCCGGGCCGTGCTGCGGCGTACGGTGACCGGCGAGCACGCCCCCTCCCGGCTCACCTTCGCCGACCTGGAGCTGGACGAGGAGACCCACGAGGTGCACCGCGCCGGGCAGCGGGTGCAGCTCTCGCCGACCGAGTTCAAGCTGTTGCGCTACCTGATGCTCAACGCCAACCGGGTGCTGTCCAAGGCGCAGATCCTCGACCACGTCTGGAACTACGACTTCCGGGGCGACGACAACATCGTCGAGTCCTACATCTCCTACCTGCGGCGCAAGGTCGACAACACCCAGCCCCGACTGATCCATACTCTCCGCGGGGTCGGCTACGTGCTGCGCAAGCCGCCGGCGTGA